The stretch of DNA GAAGACTTCTTCGGACTCTCGCGCTAATTTCACCGACCCAGGTGTTGTATAAGGCATTCATCTTGTGATGACGTCTTCATAATGCACGCGGGAGTCTCATTTTCAACGCGAGGTGTGCGTTTTTGATTCCACAAGTTACTTCCTTCATCTGGCATGGTTCAGCATTTACCTGCATATTTTCTCGATAAAGCATCCCTCCGCTGAACAGACCAGTTGTGTCGCCGGAGACAGTGTGACTCCTCCTCTTTTTCAGGTGAGGTCATGTTGAGCTCCAAGCTGCTGACGCTGGTTCTGGTGGTCCAGCCGAGCAGAGTGCTGCTGGGCATGAAGAAGAGGGGCTTCGGGGCTGGAAAGTGGAACGGGTTCGGGGGAAAAGTTCAACCTGGGGAAGGCATTGAAGATGCTGCTAGGAGGTAAACTCACACTGGCTCAGTCCTGTACCAGTTATATTGAAAGCAGCAGACTGACGTTTGTAGTatgatacagtttttttttttttgtttgtttgtttgttttatgcttgcTTATgttcagggtccgaaattaaattttttactcaccggctaaGTTGGCtgcctggtagatgatgaaaatctaccggccaagcatatcttttaccggccaaaattctaaatgatttatttCTACCTAAaacatgtaattctatattatgttgattccaaacagagtgaaaaaataattaaaacataaattaataagaaaaacaactcttttgtcatttttactatttatttatttatttttagagatgtttttatgaactctttcattgaaatctagtcagactccttgttttctctgtccaggaagactggcctcctgcttctgacaccgtctttgtgccaaagcattacagcctcatttgggtcatagtccttgatctctggagaacacagctgcaccatgagaatatctgaaatagggttgtcacggtaaccggtgtagcggtaaaccccggtaaaaaagttgacaataataataaccgtcttgtttaaaaaaaaattatctcggtggattaccgtggctgcggtgtaggcgcagtgacccttaccagccaccgtatcatctgctgaagttgccggtggcacatgcacactttgttgtttacaaccaaaactttctttaagctaaagctgaaataatggccagaggagacggcagcactcgggacatctATTATCCCTcatagaagacaaagtgggaagtacgggcattttttggatatttgaagaatgccgagggacagttgatagaagacggctatcctgtttgcagtacGTGCAGAAAAAagggtctgtgaaaggcagcaacgcttcagatctcatgacacatctacgTGGccctcataatgtagccattgtttcacgactccgccatctccagttcgccacttttcacaaaatcttctggttgccactggtcctggtggtttttcttccagttcgacgagttttcttttggaaggctggctgactccaattaaaaaccgccacatttcaccgctagttttaacacgaagctaactgctaacttgataaactgattgaatgggataggtggaaatgacgttggatgcggcgctcacgtttcgcgtacattTGTGTACGTTGCGTGCAGGCGGGAGgaatatcagaaatccatggaagatgactgataagcataactaatttggtgcaaacatttactcgccatgtggcagatagagctaaaaaaattactcgccaaatggagcaatttgctcgcatttggcgagtggcgagtgttaatttcggaccctgaatacacacacacacacacacacaggctcacgacagcattgtgacatcataatgtaccagtttacatcatagcataccccttagccaatagcggtgacagatttaaattaaaatacagtgcagagtttttacctgacaacggcacaacactgccagttttaggcagaatatttaaattttaactaagatgcactgaaatgccaaattattgacgacacgtgtctgcagcacgattagacactcgtttatttagtttatcagcaaaaaaaagtttatttgggggtgacttgctctttaagtaacaggtggagcattaaagcagaagctttgatgctccacctgagagtaaatctgtaaggcttgtcaccagcattcagacatcaattctgtttgcttcacagccagacaggacacggttaaaaaaaaatctCAGTTTGAGTATAAGGTCAGCTTTCATGTTGGACTTTTGGAAGTTTTCATTGAAACTACCAGATTCCTTAAGTCCAAATAGTCACATTTGAAAACAACCTCTTGCGTCAAACTTTGCACACAGCATGTGGTGAGTATATTGATATTTTACAATTGGGTCACTGATTTAAAAAGTGCAGTGTGGGTAGAAGCAGGCTTTAAGTTATGGTGGACTTTGTGCAACAATGACAATCAAGTTACCCAAAATATTTTTAAGTATGTTTAAGTACGTTTTTAAAGCAAGTTTTTTTGTTGTCGCCTGAGATTAATAAAGAGTGAGAAGCAAAAATGATGAGAAAATTGTTGTTTAGAGTATGTTTTTTTTCAGGGAACTTGAAGAGGAAAGTGGCCTCACTGTGGATACGCTGGAGAAGATTGGGAATATCAAATTTGagtttgttggagaaacacaactTCTAGACGTCCACATCTTTAGAGCTGATGCTTTTAACGGGGAACCAACGGAGTCGGAGGGTAAGAGAAAGAAAGGGTAAAACATGGAAAATTGCCTGTATTGGATTTAGCaacttctacaaccccccaaggtgctttacaacatagTCACTGAGGGGTGATGGGCCACATCGTAGCTACAGCTGTTCTGGGGGTCACTGATCACACTGTGCGATTTGCGGCCATCTTAGCCAGATCCCTCGTTGGGAGcatatagggctgtagcgaagcctcgacgaagtcgacggctcgattctaaaaatttgtcgacgtcagatccggaagtcgacgcaccgcgcccacttgttgcatccccaggagtttgtaaatagaggaggaatctgcctgtttttcctctagttcgccctcttctccgccttcactaacatctccgccaaataccgaagacccggaacaatgtccgtccactactagattattttcctgttttgcccgccttcgtctcccggcaacggacaacaacttccggggtcagatgcgctgcttcgtctctaccgcagatgtagaacatcaccgggagcgtttctcccttcattaaggagcttctttcagacagtaggagagctgttttggtggtagcagtctctcctccatgctggtctgtttgctgctgggtgtttttggtttatttaaacttggtaacttgaacttaacgttggtaaagctactgttagcatcttcgctaacagcttcttgcgttgggataagctgttacgttttggtttagagttcatcttttttgcggtgtagatctcccttttattacatttagagtgttgtgggttttcggtttagtgtaaaatatcacctgagtttggtttaacccgtaacaccactcgcctcacgcacataagtgaccaaaacaaagcagcatggagacactccatcttctaccacctctcaggcagcagcctgcactcccaagttctacacgtcaccagaacataaccaaccaacacaataaacgcagtgttatacaaaatggaaggcctgtagtgtttattctcttacagtaacaatttatcaatttttttgaggaatttatttgagattttctggtttttgttaattgtgcaatagaaaaataatcattagattaattttctaaatagtcattagaatagtcgactattcgataaaataattgtcagaataatcgttttaaaaataatcgtttacccccagccctaggagCATAATCGTGTGAAAAACTGTGATTCTGTGACCTGTGAGAGCTTAGAGGAGAAGGGCTCacgaacataaaaaataaaacatgagaTCACTTTGCTGGTGGTGGAAATTTCCCATATTCAACCAATAAGGATGGTTCAGTAGCGTTTTGCTGCAGGGGGACAGGAAGCTGCGCGACAGCGGGTGTGAGCTGTCACATGGAGCGGAGCTGCGGAGCAGTGAGTCAGGATTTACGACAAAAGTTTAGACATTGCAGCGATCTGTGACAAATTGTTACTTCTTAGTAGTTTGGTGGGTTATTGTGTATGGAGGGGAGAAGGATGAATGACCAGCTGACAGATCCGCTGTTTAGCTGGAAGACGGGAAAAGGAGACCCGCAGCCGGAGTCTGTTGCCAAAGCGAGGGTTTTAAAAACGAagcttcctctttgaggaagatgagttGGGTAAGGAACACTTaagtgtttttatcttttcaCCTTTGTTTTTGGTTCGCGGTCTGCTTAGTTACGTATGCTCCGGGAGGTGCGCTCATGACGCAGCGTGTCCTGCTGGAGAGAGACGTCGTGCAGTCTGACTCACCGAAATCTTGCACCATACAGTGTGCCACCTTGCTGGAGTTCTCAGTGTGACATGAACAGTCCTGTGTGACGGCCAAAGATCGCAGTGTGATCCGGACCTCAGACAGGCGCCACCGATCTCCAACCATCAGAAGCAGTTAGAGGGTTAAGtgtattgcccaaggacacaacgactgtgaCATACTGAgcagggatcgaacctgcaaccctctggttacagggcggcacttaactcctctgccaccatcacaTCTTATTTTGTAAACTCTGGAAAACGAGATCAGTGAGGAATCATGTTTTTGATTTACTCTACACATCCAATAAGTGAAACAGCGACATGTCAGCGTTATTCCTCGTCTTATTAGTGATTTTATTTGGGATGAGGAAGAAGTGGCAAACTTTCGTGATTCGTAGAGAGAATTAGAAGTTTTCACTTGTACTAGGATTAAAAGAAATGAATCAGTGGGTTTAAACTGAGTTTCTGTAACTTACATGTAAATATGGGTTTCTGTTTTACTGTTGCTTCCTCCACTTCAGCTATGCACCATGGTTGTTTTTTGAGTTTCAAAATAAGGAGGTTAAAGCATTCTGATTCACACTGTGTCCTGTTTGCTGTCACCCAGGGAAACTCCTCATGAACTGAGGACGTAGTGTGACCAAATACTGAGGGCGTATGGGTATGTAAATGACCGTGAACGCACATGAGCACCTGGgtatgcacaggtgggatttatcaacagGCGATAGTGGAGGGACATGtgtaaatcaggattttgaccatTCGTacattctaaatttcattcaTAGGAAGCTATATGGGAACATTTCTACGAGCGTGTGATAAATGAAGCTCcggtttaaaataataaaaataaaaaactcttGGCAAACTGGaaatcaaatgtaaaaaaaaaaaaaaaacgaggttgttttacatttttacgcTCCTGTAGCTACTGTGGTTGTCTCATGATAGCTCTTCTTTTTCAAGAAGTTTGTCAAAACAGCACAGTGCACTTTTAACTCACAATTAACTCACCAAAACGGAGATGTTTGTGAGACGTGTGTTAGTGGAGGAGGATTTTTAGGTGTGTTTTCACAAGAATGGCTTAAAAGCCTGTCAGCAAACTAAGGAGAGGAGAGACCTTCAGCAGCACATGCAGACTTCAGATAGTTTCTGAGAATGAAGCCAAGGTCAGCTTAATgaagaccccccccacacacacacacacacacacacaattctgaaGCAGTCTAAGGAAAGCTGTGAAGCAGAAAGTCTAGAGGCTAATAGGAGGCAAGGATCAGGAATTGAACTGAAAAATATGCTTTAAGAAAACTGCACAATGTAGACTTAACTCTTATTGCACAAACCAAACGGTCTCAATCCAAACCATTTCAGGATTCAGTAAGTTATTTAAAaaagataaatggtaaatggcctgtatttgatatagcgccttctagagtcctggaaccccccaaggtgctttacaacacaatcagtcattcacccagtcactcacccattcatacactggtggggatgagctacgatgtagccacagctgccctggggcgcactgacagaggcgaggctgccgagcactggcgccaccggtccctccgaccaccaccagcaggcaacgtgggttaagtgtcttgcccaaggacacaacgacagcgactgagcccctgagcggggctcgaacctgcaaccttccgattacggggcgagcacttaactcctgtgccaccgtcgcccacagaaATAGTTGTAATACAGTTGTGCCCATTACACACTGGTGGATCTATTTTTACCGTGAAAAAAGTGTGAACTCAGTTCAAATCACCGTACCTGAGTGAAATACCAAAGTGACGCGGTGAAACATGCACACAACTTTACACAAATGGGTTTGAATGACTGCTAAAGGTAACATCCTCGAATGTGATTTGTTTCCTTGCAATCAGTGTGTGATTATAAAATTGAGTGACTTTGGGCTCCAAACACAACTTGGTGTTTTTTCATTCATATTCTTTGAGAACGGCCAAAACATTTCaccataatcagtcactctgacttttcatgcaggctgagcatgacaATAGTCTCCTACTCTTATCTTCTGcactagtttctgatagaaactaGGATTTGGAAAGCATGACAGCGTGGTTGATATCAGACTATAAaggggggaactaggcagttttgcttgcttttagcaccccctagtgtccgtttgtagaactaaACCCTAtcttcttgctgtgcgtttgtctttttaacacattaatccaacagctgaaattTCTCCCCAGCCATCATTGGTGTCTAAAGGAATGATTCATCCCTAAATAAACAAgtcagatgtgttcatgatctaaaacatgtaggacatgtgctggaagcagattgcagtgccaggtatgtcagctcattttTTGCTAGTTCCCAACAGAGTggtcgccagtctgaagttgcaagtggaagttgttggccacagggggcgatacagACTGGGTGGCCTTTCTTTAACCCTTCAAAAGGTcatttttagcacatactggcttaagaaaatgatttaaaaatatgaaaaagttgcacactATCCCTTTAAACgtccatggactcgcccatcttgactcacgacagagaaggctgttgctggtttggcATCCAGTCAACAGCAGAGGATGTCTTTGCTAGTAGATGCTGTTAGCTACTTCACCAtacagcagcagctcctccaggcttgtgttatcgtTGCAAGTGTGAAAGTTGACAgctccccttttgcacccttgatctgcactttgCGAACTTGGGATAAGGGTATTACTCGCAATGTACTGCTGCGTTGAAACTGCAAATGAATGGATTAAATGAGTAAACTACTCCTTTAATTTCTTAAAAGTCCCCATATCATTTTTTTTGTTCCATTTTCCAGAAATGAGGCCTCAGTGGTTCGACCATGATAAAATCCCTTTCAGTCAGATGTGGGCTGACGACATCCTGTGGTTCCCTCTGATGTTTCAGAAGAAGAAATTTCTGGGATACTTCAAGTTTCAGGGCCACGACGTGATCCTCAGCCACACGCTGGAGGAGGTGCAGGAGCTCTGATGAGAAGGAACTGTGCCGTCTGGGCCTTTAAAACATACATTCACACGGTTATTGTTTGTCAAAGAGAAGGGGAAGCTTTTGTCCACTCAAAACGGTTTCTGTGCTGTATGAGTAGCATGACCTGAATGGCTGTGTTTCAATCTTTAGAGTCCTCTAGTTTTCCAGGAATTATTATACGAATCAAAGCAACAACAAATAAGTCAGCTTTGTTCGTTTTATTATCTGATTCAACACAGTACAACAAAAGATTCATCTGAATATTTACAATATCAACAGGTTTACAAGCTTTTGTTCATCAGAATACATTTCATTCTGTATATGTGCAGGATCCATTTCTCCATAAAAATAAAACTTCAAAGTGTGTGTATAGTTTTTCTTTTTAGAATATAATTTCAGAGTATTTTAGATGAAATCAGCTTGTAAATGAGAGCCTCTTTAAAAGTGGTCTTAAACTGTTCCCTCAGCTTGTTTCTATCAAAATGTATAAAATGTTTGTGTACAAATGCACATAaatgaaaaatgttctttttactgAAAAACAGCTGAACAGACAGGTCATCCTGGTGCACCGC from Nothobranchius furzeri strain GRZ-AD chromosome 5, NfurGRZ-RIMD1, whole genome shotgun sequence encodes:
- the nudt1 gene encoding oxidized purine nucleoside triphosphate hydrolase isoform X1, which encodes MHAGVSFSTRGEVMLSSKLLTLVLVVQPSRVLLGMKKRGFGAGKWNGFGGKVQPGEGIEDAARRELEEESGLTVDTLEKIGNIKFEFVGETQLLDVHIFRADAFNGEPTESEEMRPQWFDHDKIPFSQMWADDILWFPLMFQKKKFLGYFKFQGHDVILSHTLEEVQEL
- the nudt1 gene encoding oxidized purine nucleoside triphosphate hydrolase isoform X2, with product MLSSKLLTLVLVVQPSRVLLGMKKRGFGAGKWNGFGGKVQPGEGIEDAARRELEEESGLTVDTLEKIGNIKFEFVGETQLLDVHIFRADAFNGEPTESEEMRPQWFDHDKIPFSQMWADDILWFPLMFQKKKFLGYFKFQGHDVILSHTLEEVQEL